The following proteins are co-located in the Carassius carassius chromosome 39, fCarCar2.1, whole genome shotgun sequence genome:
- the LOC132121586 gene encoding ectonucleoside triphosphate diphosphohydrolase 1-like isoform X5, whose product MDEQGEIETHHTRQHFSSLQRSNFDVKVKNPWYRPVVIFLAAVITVAIIIMVAISVVQNKPLKQKCKYGIVLDAGSSHTSVFIYEWPAEKENNTGKVRQKHTCNVKGKGISSYSDNPNGAGASLHECMEEAKQIIPTHRHHETPVYLGATAGMRLLEKENKEASEKVLDSVAYSLKGYPFSYQGARIIKGQEEGAFGWITVNYLNENLRTPTGTLGALDLGGASTQITFVPQQNIESHDNSINFRLYGNDYHLYTHSFLCYGKDQVLKLSMAKKLESTLKDKVTTLS is encoded by the exons ATGGATGAACAGGGAG aaatcgagactcatcacaccaggcaacatttttccagtcttcaacggtccaattttg atGTAAAGGTCAAGAACCCATGGTACAGGCCAGTGGTCATATTTCTGGCTGCTGTTATCACCGTGGCGATCATCATCATGGTGGCCATTTCTGTTGTCCAGAACAAGCCTTTAAAGCAGAAATGCAAA TATGGAATAGTTCTGGATGCAGGCTCCTCCCACACCTCTGTTTTTATCTATGAATGGCCAGCTGAGAAGGAGAACAACACAGGCAAGGTACGGCAGAAACACACCTGCAACGTAAAAG GGAAAGGTATCTCCAGTTACTCCGATAATCCAAACGGGGCAGGCGCATCTCTGCATGAGTGCATGGAGGAAGCTAAGCAAATAATACCTACACACAGACATCATGAAACCCCTGTGTACCTGGGAGCCACAGCAGGCATGAGATTGCTCGA GAAGGAGAATAAAGAAGCCTCAGAAAAGGTATTGGACTCCGTAGCATATTCACTGAAGGGCTACCCCTTCTCCTATCAGGGAGCTCGTATCATTAAGGGGCAAGAGGAAGGAGCTTTTGGATGGATTACTGTCAATTACCTGAATGAAAATTTGAGAACG CCCACAGGGACTCTTGGAGCTCTGGACCTGGGCGGAGCATCTACCCAGATAACCTTCGTACCTCAACAAAACATTGAATCACATGACAATTCTATTAACTTCAGACTGTATGGAAATGATTATCACTTATACACCCACAGCTTTCTCTGTTATGGGAAGGACCAAGTTCTCAAGCTTTCTATGGCCAAGAAATTAGAGTCGACACTTAAGGATAAAGTG ACCACACTGAGTTAA